In Flammeovirga kamogawensis, the sequence AACCTACTGTGCCTCCATTTTTACCCAACTTAAAAGCTGCATAAGCAAACAAAGCAGAAGCTGCAAAATTAAAAATGCCCATTAAAGTTGTTAAAAGAGAATTTCTTGCAAATTGTGCAGTGACAAAATTACTCCACAATTTTTTAGCTGTCAATTGGTAACCAAAATATGTTGCTATAGAAATTCCACCTGCAATGTAAATAATGTACATAACCACAATTGCACTCACCCATTCTGGATTACCATTTGCTACACAAGCGTTTCTAATAATTTCTCCACCAACAGTATTGGCATAGTTGAACCCCGTTGCTAACAAACCACCAATTACAGCTATCATTATACCGGTAAGCATAGAATCTGATTTAATTACAGAAGATTCTTCATCTGCAGTTTGTTGCTTTAAAATTCCAGCTCTACCATTACTCATAACACCTATTAATACAATACCAATACCTAACATAATTGTTAGAAAAACATGGTCTTCTGGAATACCATCTATCATAAAAGGTATCAAAGAACCAACTAGAATAATTGTACCTATAAAAATTGAAAACCCTAGCGATAAACCAATATAATTTATTGCTTTACCCCACATCATAACACCTATTCCCCACAAGAAACTCGCAATACCCATTCCTACAATCACTTTAGTAGGTAAGGATGCCATAATCTCACCAAAATTATCAACCATAAAAAATACGGCAATATTCGGAATAATAAATGTATTGATCATGAAGAATAACCCCCATGTATTTTCAAATTCAAATTCTTTTGTAAACTTTTCCGGTAGTGCATATAAGCCAAGCATTAGCCCCGCAAATATTGACCATAAAACTCCTTCGATCATGATTTTAGATTTTTATTTAGTTGAAAATTGATAAACAGTAGTACTATTATATGGCTCATCCGGTGTTGTAAAGGCATTAGGTGCGTCTTTGATATTTGGACCGTTCGGATAACGATGCGTCTCGCAACAAAAAGCCCTATATCTCCCAAATTGATCTCCAGTTTCTCTTTTTAAATCATTTGATGTAAAATAACCAGTGTAGAAAAGCATCCCTGGCTCTGTAGTTTGTATTTGAAGTGTAATGCCTGTTTTTGAATGATCGAATGTAGCGACCTCTTTTAATGTCTCTACCTCATTAAAAAGGTAATAGTGCTCACATCCTGTTGGCAGTTCTGCGAAAACTTCAGAAAGTAATCGCCCTTGATTTAAGTCTAATACTGTATTTTTTACTTCTTCTATTTCTCCTACTGGCACATTGGTGTGATCTGCTTTTAAAAACGCATCAGCTAAAATTTTAGCAGTATGGTTACCAACAGTTTCTTTAAAACCAGAAAGGTTAAAATAGGTGTGGTTTGTTAAAGATATAGGTGTTTTGTGATCTGTAATTGCATTATATATAATTTGTAATGCATTATTTTTTGTTAAAGTAAAAGTAACCTCAATTTCTACATTTCCAGGAA encodes:
- a CDS encoding L-rhamnose/proton symporter RhaT; its protein translation is MIEGVLWSIFAGLMLGLYALPEKFTKEFEFENTWGLFFMINTFIIPNIAVFFMVDNFGEIMASLPTKVIVGMGIASFLWGIGVMMWGKAINYIGLSLGFSIFIGTIILVGSLIPFMIDGIPEDHVFLTIMLGIGIVLIGVMSNGRAGILKQQTADEESSVIKSDSMLTGIMIAVIGGLLATGFNYANTVGGEIIRNACVANGNPEWVSAIVVMYIIYIAGGISIATYFGYQLTAKKLWSNFVTAQFARNSLLTTLMGIFNFAASALFAYAAFKLGKNGGTVGYAIFNTVSVGVAIIGGLITKEWVAAPNNAKRSLYVGISCMVIGISVIAFGNSLI
- a CDS encoding aldose epimerase family protein gives rise to the protein MIKQQLFGVYEGHKVHLYTLQNTNGMTVKIMTLGATITSIQVPNKNNELTEVACGFDQLDGYFSTAYKANAPYFGCTVGRFASRIKDGKFQVDGAEYSLAVNDGSNHLHGGLKGLDKQIWKCINQASATEKESITFKKNSLHLEEGFPGNVEIEVTFTLTKNNALQIIYNAITDHKTPISLTNHTYFNLSGFKETVGNHTAKILADAFLKADHTNVPVGEIEEVKNTVLDLNQGRLLSEVFAELPTGCEHYYLFNEVETLKEVATFDHSKTGITLQIQTTEPGMLFYTGYFTSNDLKRETGDQFGRYRAFCCETHRYPNGPNIKDAPNAFTTPDEPYNSTTVYQFSTK